The genomic region AACTATGGATAACCGTTTAGATCAATTAGAATATGCTAAAGTATTAGCTAGAGAAAATGGTGTTGAAACTGGAGAACAAATTATTGTTACTGGTGGTACACCAGGTGTTAAAGGTACAACTAGTTATTTAGAATTAGTAACTGTTTAATAATTTTATAATTAAACTGGCGCTTTAAAATCTAGCGGGGTTTAGCGTAAAAAAGCTTTAAAAAAGAGCGGGGATAATTTTCCCCGTTCTATTTTTAAAGCCAATGCGAACATAAATTACAGTTTTTTTATTTTTTCGATTTTTTGTAGGGGCCCCTTGGTGATCCTACTCTTTTTATTCTGGTAGAATGTTCACTTATAGTATATGTTTCGTATAAGTTTTGAGAGTAGATGAACTTATTTCGGGCTCTTTGGAAATTACTTAGCCCATTCCCGTTGCTTATGATCTTTTTGATATAGTTGTTTTTCCCTTCTATAGGTCCATTGGATAATCTTCGATTATCTATCCAGTGAAAAGAATTTAATATCTCTACTTTCCAATTTTTTAAAGTGCTTGCACAGTCTATCATTTCTTGGATGTTGGATAGAAGCATCTTCTTGATTAAAGAATCTAATTCTTGTTCTTTCTTTTCTCTGGAAACAAATGTAGTTGAGTCATCATCTTGAAAAGCAATAAACTCTTCTTTTATCTTATATGCGTTATGTAAAACATCGCTAATATTTAATAGCTCTCTTAGTAGTGCTGTTTTTGTGGTTGTATACTTTAGTAAGTAATCATAGTATAAATTCTCAAAGTCTAGAGTGTCCTTATTTTTTAATAGTATGTAATATCTACTTTTGAGCAGTTTATATTCTAATTTGTCTTTATCTTCACTAAAGGAACGCATAATACGTTTTCTCACACTGTTCAAAGAATCAGTTACTTTTTTTGTTGCATGGAACGGATCAATAGAAATAACTGCATCGGGAAAGAAAATATGTGCTATATCAGCATAATTTTGATACATATCAATGATAATATATTTTACTTTCTCTCTTTCTTTTAAAGGAATACTAAAAAAATAGTTGGTTAAGTCTTCGTTCCATCTAGATTCTACTATATCAATAATATACTTTTTACGAAAATCCATGATCATAAAAGCGTATTTTTTTTCAGCGTGTCGGTTGAAATAAAATTCATCCCAACAGAGTATATCGGTTAATTGTTTTCTAGGTATTTGAACATGTTTGTCAAAAATATCAACAACTGTACCAACAGAAACATGATACTTAGAAGCAATACTAGAATAGGTAGCTGTATAAGGCTTCAAGTCATTTAATATATTAATGATAGTAGTAGGAGTTAGTGTTTTTCTACTGTTTCCAAAAGGATTAGGTTCAATAAAAGTTTTCTTACAGTGATTGCATTTATAACGACGCTGACGATAGAATATAGTAGTGTCACAATGAATAATAACTTTATGTTTTAATTCTCTAGTTTTATAATCTTTTACAGTGCTTGTAATGGAACCACAGTGAGGACAGACTTGTTTTCTTTGTTTGAAAGTTACTAGGAAATCAGAATGATTTGATTGAACAACAGAATCAATGAATTGTATATCTTGTGCTTTTAAATCTAAAAGATTAATGATAAAATCGTACATAGAATCTCCTTCCTTTTAATTTTGTTCGCAAACTAATTATAACAGGAGATTCTTTTTTTTGCCTAAAATCACCCCGCACTAGATTTAAAGCGCTAAATTTAAGTGAAAGAAAAGACCCCGACTTATATTTAAAGCCTAGGTCCTTCCCCGCGATAATTTAATATACCATTAAACTTCACTTTATAAGTGAGGTTTTTTATTTTGTCAAAATAAGATGTGTACTAATCAAAAAATATAAAATAAAAAAACATTGATGCCAAAATTATTTACTTTTGTTCTTTTATATGCTAATTTCAAGTGGATTATTAGTTCAAAAAAGGAGGAGAATAATAGTGAAAAAAATTTGGAAAGTAGTAATCGCAAGTATTATTTTATTTAGTAGTAGTGTTAATATTTATGCAACACAAGAAGAGGTTAGCTTGTCAGTATTTACAGATAGTGTTTTTAAAACAAAAGTATCTGCATACGATGACGACAATAACGGGTCTTTATCTGCTAGTGAAATAGCTTCAATTTCGTCATTGAAATTTTATGAAGATGGCGATGAGTTTTTAACTAATTTAGACGGTATTGAATATTTAACAAGTTTAAAAACTTTGTGTTGTGAAAACACAAACTTGGCGGGGTCCTTAGATTTAACCAGTAATATTAATTTACAAAATTTA from Tannockella kyphosi harbors:
- a CDS encoding ISL3 family transposase, which encodes MYDFIINLLDLKAQDIQFIDSVVQSNHSDFLVTFKQRKQVCPHCGSITSTVKDYKTRELKHKVIIHCDTTIFYRQRRYKCNHCKKTFIEPNPFGNSRKTLTPTTIINILNDLKPYTATYSSIASKYHVSVGTVVDIFDKHVQIPRKQLTDILCWDEFYFNRHAEKKYAFMIMDFRKKYIIDIVESRWNEDLTNYFFSIPLKEREKVKYIIIDMYQNYADIAHIFFPDAVISIDPFHATKKVTDSLNSVRKRIMRSFSEDKDKLEYKLLKSRYYILLKNKDTLDFENLYYDYLLKYTTTKTALLRELLNISDVLHNAYKIKEEFIAFQDDDSTTFVSREKKEQELDSLIKKMLLSNIQEMIDCASTLKNWKVEILNSFHWIDNRRLSNGPIEGKNNYIKKIISNGNGLSNFQRARNKFIYSQNLYETYTISEHSTRIKRVGSPRGPYKKSKK